From Streptomyces sp. NBC_01460, a single genomic window includes:
- a CDS encoding amino acid ABC transporter ATP-binding protein: protein MSGVSVTKAAEDAAPAGDDLVVLSNVNKHFGALHVLQDIDLTIAAGEVVVVIGPSGSGKSTLCRTINRLETIDSGAISIDGKPLPQEGKELARLRADVGMVFQSFNLFAHKTVLENVMLGQVKVRGTDKKAAEEKARNLLDRVGVGVQADKYPAQLSGGQQQRVAIARALAMDPKVMLFDEPTSALDPEMINEVLEVMQQLARDGMTMVVVTHEMGFARSAANRVVFMADGKIVEEATPDQFFSNPSSDRAKDFLSKILHH, encoded by the coding sequence ATGAGCGGAGTGTCAGTGACCAAGGCCGCCGAGGATGCCGCACCTGCGGGAGACGACCTTGTCGTACTGAGCAACGTCAACAAGCACTTCGGCGCGCTGCATGTGCTCCAGGACATCGACCTGACCATCGCCGCCGGCGAGGTCGTCGTAGTCATCGGACCCTCCGGGTCCGGGAAGTCCACGCTGTGCCGCACGATCAACCGCTTGGAGACGATCGACTCGGGCGCGATCTCGATCGACGGCAAGCCGCTGCCCCAGGAGGGCAAGGAGCTCGCCAGGCTGCGTGCCGATGTCGGCATGGTCTTCCAGTCGTTCAATCTCTTCGCGCACAAGACGGTGCTCGAGAACGTGATGCTGGGCCAGGTCAAGGTTCGAGGGACGGACAAGAAGGCGGCCGAGGAGAAGGCCCGCAACCTGCTCGACCGCGTAGGGGTCGGCGTGCAGGCGGACAAGTACCCCGCGCAGCTCTCCGGTGGTCAGCAGCAGCGCGTCGCGATCGCCCGCGCGCTGGCCATGGACCCCAAGGTCATGCTCTTCGACGAGCCCACGTCGGCGCTCGACCCGGAGATGATCAACGAAGTGCTCGAGGTCATGCAGCAGCTGGCCCGGGACGGGATGACGATGGTCGTCGTCACCCACGAGATGGGCTTCGCCCGCTCGGCGGCCAACCGCGTGGTCTTCATGGCGGACGGAAAGATCGTCGAAGAGGCGACTCCCGACCAGTTCTTCAGCAATCCGAGCAGCGACCGGGCCAAGGACTTCCTGTCGAAGATCCTTCACCACTGA
- a CDS encoding cysteine dioxygenase, whose product MSASSPSLPTPASAVSTDVAAPTAQGTDATPPTSPRTDVTTTPAAGADARAAVGSDGPAPTVAELLDFVRRTAEDTALVASLPLDPEGRTWLRLDGPGGSEAWLISWPPGTGTGWHDHAESTGAFTVAAGALREHSLAARLPTDGWKTLELNEGVDRTRLLATGQGRAFGQHHVHEVLNESGEEHAVSVHAYYPPLPQIRRYSRAGAVLRLEQTERPEDWQ is encoded by the coding sequence GTGTCTGCATCTTCTCCTTCCCTGCCCACACCCGCGTCCGCCGTCAGCACGGATGTCGCCGCCCCGACCGCTCAGGGGACGGATGCCACACCCCCGACCTCCCCGCGCACGGATGTCACGACAACGCCGGCCGCGGGGGCGGACGCACGTGCCGCCGTCGGCTCGGACGGTCCTGCCCCGACCGTCGCGGAACTGCTCGACTTCGTCCGCCGGACCGCCGAGGACACCGCGCTCGTCGCCTCGCTCCCCCTCGATCCCGAGGGGCGCACCTGGCTCCGGCTCGACGGTCCCGGTGGCAGCGAGGCGTGGCTGATCAGCTGGCCACCCGGCACCGGCACCGGCTGGCACGACCACGCCGAGTCGACGGGTGCGTTCACCGTCGCGGCGGGCGCCCTCAGGGAGCACTCTCTTGCCGCCCGGCTGCCTACCGACGGCTGGAAGACCCTCGAACTGAACGAGGGCGTCGACCGGACCCGGCTCCTGGCGACCGGCCAGGGCAGGGCCTTCGGACAGCACCACGTCCACGAGGTCCTCAACGAGTCAGGCGAGGAGCACGCCGTCTCCGTGCACGCGTACTATCCGCCGCTGCCGCAGATTCGCCGCTACAGCCGCGCGGGAGCGGTGCTGCGCCTGGAGCAGACGGAGCGCCCGGAGGACTGGCAGTGA
- a CDS encoding amino acid ABC transporter permease, with the protein MSASVLYDAPGPKAAVRNRIYAVVGGLAILALIAVSVIRLSDKGHLAPEMWDIFNYAGIRQNIADAVLATLKVFGLAAVGSLILGVLLAVGRLSDHKPVRWAATTFIELFRSIPLLITIYAIWVGFLTDYSMWALALGLSVYNGCVQAEVLRAGINSVPKGQSEAAFALGMSKTQVMVSVLMPQAVRAMLPTIISQLVVTLKDTSLGFIILYPELLQTARLIASNTQVNGQYPYVSTIAVIGTIYVAMCLLLSALATWIEKRGRRAKTGIAVAGAAETPEILPAGSLVGPRAEDRSAEGPDANEGTSKTN; encoded by the coding sequence ATGAGCGCCAGCGTTCTCTACGACGCCCCGGGCCCCAAGGCCGCTGTCCGCAACAGGATCTACGCCGTCGTCGGCGGTCTCGCCATCCTGGCCCTGATCGCGGTCAGCGTGATCAGGCTGTCCGACAAGGGGCACCTCGCCCCCGAGATGTGGGACATCTTCAACTACGCGGGCATCAGGCAGAACATCGCCGACGCGGTGCTCGCCACACTCAAGGTCTTCGGTCTGGCGGCGGTCGGCTCACTGATCCTGGGAGTCCTGCTCGCCGTCGGCCGGCTCTCCGACCACAAGCCGGTCCGCTGGGCCGCGACCACCTTCATCGAACTCTTCCGTTCGATCCCGCTGCTGATCACCATCTACGCCATCTGGGTCGGCTTCCTCACCGACTACTCGATGTGGGCCCTGGCGCTCGGACTGTCCGTCTACAACGGCTGTGTCCAGGCCGAGGTGCTGCGCGCGGGTATCAACTCGGTGCCCAAGGGCCAGAGCGAAGCGGCGTTCGCGCTCGGGATGAGCAAGACGCAGGTCATGGTCAGTGTGCTCATGCCGCAGGCGGTCCGGGCGATGCTTCCGACGATCATCAGCCAGCTGGTCGTGACTCTGAAGGACACCTCGCTCGGCTTCATCATCCTGTACCCGGAGCTTCTCCAGACGGCGCGTCTGATCGCCTCCAACACACAGGTCAACGGCCAGTACCCGTACGTGTCGACCATCGCCGTCATCGGCACGATCTACGTGGCGATGTGTCTGCTCCTGTCGGCGCTCGCCACCTGGATCGAGAAGCGCGGCAGGCGGGCCAAGACCGGCATCGCGGTGGCCGGCGCCGCCGAGACGCCGGAAATCCTGCCCGCCGGCAGCCTCGTCGGGCCTCGCGCCGAGGACCGGTCCGCAGAAGGACCCGACGCGAATGAGGGAACCAGCAAGACGAACTGA
- a CDS encoding FAD-dependent monooxygenase, with protein sequence MDPVIVVGAGPVGLALSLALAAQGVPSVLLDEGPGKDEPRPARTVVLREDTADLVERLGCPALHDEGLRWTGWRSVRRKQLVRAVPLGDAEGTVPLPSPVHLPQHALTGGLRAAVAARDLVTMVPLSRIDTLEQDPHGVTVHTREPGSTWWRGSYVVGCDGARSTVRKLLDIRFPGRTAVERHAVAALRAELPWPGEAVLHRSPPWRSGGAEITARPLPGDVWRLDWLLPPRGELVTPDALVTRIRDTLEGWCGETPAYELLDTGVYTLHHRLARRWRSQRAFLAGDAAHLLGALGTQGLDEGLRDAENLAWKLAQAWHQSASELLLDSYQAERRAAVASRLRAADQSLPILRGGGGLRTLVPGTARGHDTLLADGHLGCGPLGAPPSYTHSPLSPRHAEAHATVGTAPGAPVIDVRVTAPDGKAVRLRDRLGQGHLLVILVAPGTGVWDRRHWMTAGVMPRLVDAVEALPVQAELLVAESYPGATAHTVLLVRPDGHLVAAFGGVRPAELFAAADAARGGADTAHEDDGRTTTSSDRTADVN encoded by the coding sequence GTGGACCCGGTGATCGTCGTCGGCGCCGGCCCGGTCGGGCTGGCGCTGTCGCTCGCTCTGGCCGCCCAAGGTGTTCCCTCGGTCCTCCTCGACGAGGGCCCGGGCAAGGACGAACCCCGCCCCGCGCGCACCGTCGTGCTGCGGGAGGACACCGCGGACCTGGTGGAACGGCTGGGCTGCCCGGCGCTCCACGACGAGGGGCTGCGCTGGACCGGCTGGCGGTCCGTGCGACGGAAGCAGCTGGTGCGCGCCGTGCCCCTGGGCGATGCGGAAGGCACCGTCCCACTGCCCTCGCCGGTCCATCTGCCCCAGCACGCGCTCACCGGGGGGCTGCGGGCCGCCGTGGCCGCGCGGGATCTCGTCACCATGGTTCCGCTCAGCAGGATCGACACCCTGGAGCAGGACCCGCACGGCGTCACCGTGCACACCCGGGAGCCCGGATCGACCTGGTGGCGCGGTAGCTACGTGGTGGGCTGCGACGGCGCGCGGTCCACCGTCCGCAAGCTCCTCGACATCAGGTTCCCCGGCCGTACGGCGGTGGAGCGGCACGCAGTCGCCGCTCTGCGGGCCGAGCTGCCCTGGCCCGGCGAGGCCGTGCTGCACCGCTCCCCGCCCTGGCGCAGCGGTGGTGCGGAGATCACGGCGCGACCGCTCCCGGGGGACGTCTGGCGGCTGGACTGGCTCCTGCCGCCCCGCGGTGAACTCGTCACTCCCGACGCCCTCGTCACCCGGATCCGCGACACCCTCGAGGGCTGGTGCGGCGAGACACCGGCGTACGAGCTGCTGGACACCGGCGTGTACACGCTGCACCACAGGCTGGCCAGGCGGTGGCGGTCCCAGCGGGCCTTTCTCGCGGGCGACGCCGCACACCTGCTGGGCGCGCTCGGCACCCAGGGACTGGACGAGGGGCTCCGGGACGCCGAGAACCTGGCCTGGAAGCTGGCCCAGGCATGGCACCAGAGCGCTTCCGAGCTGCTGCTCGACAGCTACCAGGCGGAGCGCAGGGCCGCTGTCGCCTCCCGACTCCGCGCCGCCGACCAGTCGCTGCCGATACTGCGGGGCGGCGGGGGCCTCCGGACGCTCGTACCCGGCACCGCGCGCGGGCACGACACCCTGCTGGCCGACGGTCATCTGGGATGCGGCCCCCTGGGCGCGCCCCCTTCGTACACGCACTCCCCCCTTTCGCCTCGGCACGCCGAGGCGCACGCGACGGTGGGGACGGCCCCCGGCGCGCCGGTCATCGATGTCCGGGTGACCGCCCCCGACGGGAAGGCGGTGCGGCTCCGCGACCGGCTGGGCCAGGGGCATCTGCTGGTGATCCTGGTCGCGCCGGGCACCGGGGTGTGGGACAGGCGGCACTGGATGACGGCGGGGGTCATGCCCCGGCTCGTCGACGCGGTGGAGGCCCTCCCGGTGCAGGCCGAGCTGCTGGTGGCCGAGAGCTACCCGGGAGCGACGGCCCACACGGTGCTGCTGGTCAGGCCGGACGGACATCTCGTGGCGGCCTTCGGCGGAGTGCGGCCGGCGGAGCTCTTCGCGGCGGCGGACGCAGCGCGCGGCGGCGCGGACACGGCGCACGAGGACGACGGGCGCACCACCACGAGCTCCGACCGGACCGCGGACGTCAATTGA
- a CDS encoding glutamate ABC transporter substrate-binding protein → MKLRKPAAVAAIAVLALTATACGGKEGSAGDKPSGVKPGSSEAPKLPTYTVATGVDLDSPTFKEAKTRGKLVIGAKADQPYLGFEDQSTKERSGFDIEIAKMIAADLGFSEKQIEWKTVDSGIRETAISKGQVDYFVGTYTINDERKKQVGFAGPYYKAGADLLVRKDETSITGKESVKDKKVCSIVGSTPLQEIKKPEYGAKVVELAKYSDCVQQLLTKQVDAVTTDDSILKGYAAANSGKLRVVGKPFTDEPYGVGLNKDDKVLREAINKSLDDHIKDGTYKKIYEATLGLSGSDYTEPPAIERY, encoded by the coding sequence ATGAAGCTCCGTAAGCCGGCCGCCGTTGCGGCCATCGCTGTGCTCGCCCTGACCGCCACGGCGTGTGGTGGCAAGGAGGGCTCCGCCGGTGACAAGCCGTCGGGCGTCAAGCCCGGTTCGTCGGAGGCCCCGAAGCTGCCGACGTACACCGTCGCGACCGGTGTCGACCTGGACTCGCCCACCTTCAAGGAGGCGAAGACGCGCGGCAAGCTGGTCATCGGCGCCAAGGCCGACCAGCCGTACCTCGGCTTCGAGGACCAGTCGACCAAGGAGCGTTCCGGCTTCGACATCGAGATCGCCAAGATGATCGCTGCCGACCTCGGCTTCTCCGAGAAGCAGATCGAGTGGAAGACCGTCGACTCCGGTATCCGCGAGACGGCCATCTCCAAGGGCCAGGTCGACTACTTCGTCGGTACCTACACGATCAACGACGAGCGCAAGAAGCAGGTCGGCTTCGCAGGCCCGTACTACAAGGCCGGCGCGGACCTGCTGGTGCGCAAGGACGAGACGTCCATCACCGGCAAGGAGTCGGTGAAGGACAAGAAGGTCTGCTCGATCGTGGGCTCCACCCCGCTCCAGGAGATCAAGAAGCCCGAGTACGGCGCGAAGGTCGTCGAGCTGGCCAAGTACTCGGACTGCGTGCAGCAGCTCCTGACCAAGCAGGTCGACGCCGTCACCACCGACGACTCGATCCTCAAGGGCTACGCCGCCGCGAACTCCGGCAAGCTCAGGGTCGTCGGCAAGCCGTTCACCGACGAGCCCTACGGCGTCGGCCTGAACAAGGACGACAAGGTGCTGCGCGAGGCGATCAACAAGTCGCTGGACGACCACATCAAGGACGGCACGTACAAGAAGATCTACGAGGCGACCCTCGGCCTGTCGGGTTCGGACTACACCGAGCCGCCGGCCATCGAGCGCTACTGA
- a CDS encoding rhodanese-like domain-containing protein, with amino-acid sequence MAVSGAHEDRQEPVGIDDLLDRVRSGYERIGPEEAAAAAAEGALLVDIRYAALREKDGLIPGALVVERNELEWRLDPRGSHRAPEAVSHDLRVVVICNEGYASSLAVASLRQLGLHRATDLTGGFQAWRAAGLPVTL; translated from the coding sequence CTGGCAGTGAGCGGCGCACACGAGGACCGTCAGGAGCCGGTGGGCATCGACGACCTGCTCGACCGGGTGCGGTCCGGCTACGAGCGGATCGGCCCCGAGGAGGCCGCGGCCGCGGCCGCCGAGGGCGCACTCCTGGTCGACATCCGCTACGCGGCGCTGCGCGAGAAGGACGGGCTGATCCCCGGAGCGCTGGTGGTCGAGCGCAACGAGCTGGAATGGCGGCTCGATCCGCGGGGCAGCCACCGTGCCCCTGAGGCGGTGAGCCACGACCTGCGGGTCGTGGTGATCTGCAACGAGGGCTACGCCTCGAGTCTCGCCGTCGCCTCCCTGCGTCAGCTGGGACTGCACCGGGCCACGGATCTGACCGGCGGCTTCCAGGCGTGGCGCGCGGCGGGACTCCCCGTCACCCTCTGA
- a CDS encoding DUF6197 family protein: METAQLTPDQLDAQASRLHDTDVWQHIVTGWERTAQEPTAPAPEPVPASPMPASDGEAPLVLRPADWRDLLSVPVDRLIEDSLRTLPSRVPRERPLPGRFGAVLPERLHSWRRIGQPDVRPSVHLGYARQILTEWGWQNTPYRLRNARGARCLCGAMLTAHRLGYGSLSTVDRAGAWLITELRSQGWADLIGPWNRHPGRTVTEALALIDATIRRASLAGH, encoded by the coding sequence ATGGAAACCGCTCAGCTCACCCCGGACCAGCTCGACGCACAGGCCTCCCGGCTCCACGACACCGACGTGTGGCAGCACATCGTCACGGGGTGGGAGCGCACCGCCCAGGAGCCCACCGCACCCGCCCCCGAACCCGTCCCCGCGTCACCTATGCCCGCATCGGACGGCGAGGCGCCGCTCGTACTACGCCCGGCCGACTGGCGGGATCTCCTGTCCGTCCCCGTCGACCGGCTCATCGAGGATTCCCTGCGGACCCTGCCCTCGCGAGTGCCCCGCGAGCGCCCGCTCCCCGGACGCTTCGGCGCCGTGCTGCCCGAGCGTCTGCACTCCTGGCGCCGCATCGGACAGCCCGATGTCCGTCCGTCCGTCCACCTCGGCTACGCGCGGCAGATCCTGACCGAGTGGGGCTGGCAGAACACCCCCTACCGCCTGCGCAACGCCCGTGGTGCGCGCTGCCTCTGCGGGGCCATGCTGACCGCCCATCGGCTCGGCTACGGCTCGCTGTCCACCGTGGACCGCGCCGGCGCCTGGCTGATCACCGAGCTGCGCTCGCAGGGCTGGGCCGACCTCATCGGCCCCTGGAACCGGCATCCCGGGCGCACCGTGACGGAGGCGCTGGCGCTGATCGACGCCACGATCCGCCGGGCGTCCCTGGCAGGGCACTGA
- the recX gene encoding recombination regulator RecX, with translation MTRRTEWPGADDGAGPGPEYAAEPSGNPPEPGRGAGFGEGVGRRSRSRSRSSGSPSSSRAEKGEPRDPVEQARNICLRLLTGTPRTRKQLADALRKREIPDEAAEEVLSRFEDVGLIDDAAFADAWVESRHHGRGLARRALVRELRTKGVDSAVIDEAVGQLDPEQEEETARELVARKLRSTRGLDRDKRLRRLAGMLARKGYGEGMALRVVRQALESEGEDTEGLDEPF, from the coding sequence GTGACGCGTCGCACGGAGTGGCCGGGCGCCGACGACGGTGCGGGACCCGGCCCCGAGTACGCCGCAGAGCCGTCCGGGAATCCACCGGAACCCGGCCGGGGGGCCGGGTTCGGCGAGGGGGTGGGCCGTCGTTCCCGCTCCCGCTCCAGAAGCAGCGGTTCCCCTTCCTCGTCGAGGGCCGAGAAGGGGGAACCGCGAGATCCGGTCGAGCAGGCACGCAATATCTGTCTCAGGCTGCTGACAGGGACCCCGCGCACCCGTAAGCAGTTGGCCGACGCCCTCCGGAAGCGGGAGATCCCCGACGAGGCCGCGGAGGAAGTGCTGTCGCGGTTCGAGGACGTGGGTCTGATCGACGACGCGGCCTTCGCGGACGCCTGGGTCGAGTCGCGGCACCACGGCAGAGGTCTGGCGCGCCGGGCCCTCGTGCGGGAGCTGCGGACCAAGGGGGTGGACTCCGCGGTGATCGACGAGGCGGTCGGGCAGCTCGATCCCGAGCAGGAGGAGGAGACCGCCAGGGAGCTCGTCGCGCGAAAGCTGCGCTCCACCCGCGGGCTGGACCGTGACAAGCGCCTGCGCAGGCTCGCGGGCATGCTCGCGCGCAAGGGGTACGGGGAGGGGATGGCCCTGCGTGTGGTGCGTCAGGCGCTCGAATCCGAGGGGGAGGACACGGAAGGGCTGGACGAACCCTTCTGA
- a CDS encoding putative leader peptide — translation MTDTDVRLWRRVHMDLVRYAGCVCRPSC, via the coding sequence ATGACCGACACCGATGTGCGCCTGTGGCGGAGGGTCCATATGGACCTCGTCCGCTATGCGGGCTGCGTGTGTCGCCCGTCCTGCTGA
- a CDS encoding DUF3046 domain-containing protein produces the protein MRLTIFWERMADHFGETYADSFARDHHMAELGGRTVHEALAAGWEAKEVWRGVCSAVGVPPDKR, from the coding sequence ATGCGGTTGACGATTTTCTGGGAACGGATGGCGGACCACTTCGGCGAGACGTACGCCGATTCCTTCGCGCGTGATCACCACATGGCGGAGCTCGGCGGACGCACGGTGCACGAGGCCCTGGCCGCGGGCTGGGAGGCCAAGGAGGTCTGGCGGGGGGTCTGCTCGGCGGTCGGCGTACCTCCTGACAAGCGCTGA
- a CDS encoding AI-2E family transporter gives MPGWLPRAVVMALALYGCFQLGSWAFYQLIGLLTNVLIAFFLALAIEPAVSRMAGRGMRRGLATFLVFLAVLIAGVGFVVLLGSMLAGQIVDMVEEFPKYLDSVINWVNQTFHTELSRVEVQDSLLHSDWLQKYVQNSATGVLDVSTTVLGGLFRLLTIFLFSFYFAADGPRLRRALCTVLPPSRQTEVLRAWEIAVDKTGGYIYSRGLMALISGAAHYILLVVLGVPYAPALAVWVGLVSQFIPTIGTYLAGALPMLIAFTVNPWYALWVLGFVVVYQQFENYVLQPKLTSKTVDIHPAVAFGSVVAGTALMGAVGALIAIPAVATLQAFLGAYVKRYDVMDDPRVQGGHRWRRGEPVLTRIRRAVRGVGRG, from the coding sequence ATGCCCGGCTGGCTGCCGCGTGCCGTTGTCATGGCTCTGGCGCTCTACGGATGCTTCCAACTGGGCAGCTGGGCGTTCTACCAGCTCATCGGGCTGCTGACCAACGTACTGATCGCCTTCTTCCTGGCGCTGGCCATCGAGCCGGCCGTCAGCCGCATGGCCGGACGGGGGATGCGGCGGGGGCTCGCCACCTTCCTGGTCTTCCTCGCCGTGCTGATCGCCGGAGTGGGCTTCGTCGTCCTGCTCGGATCGATGCTCGCCGGACAGATCGTCGACATGGTCGAGGAGTTCCCCAAGTACCTCGACTCGGTGATCAACTGGGTCAACCAGACCTTCCACACCGAGCTCTCCCGCGTCGAGGTGCAGGACAGCCTGCTGCACTCCGACTGGCTCCAGAAGTACGTGCAGAACAGTGCGACCGGCGTGCTCGACGTCTCCACGACCGTGCTCGGCGGGCTGTTCCGGCTGCTCACGATCTTCCTGTTCTCGTTCTACTTCGCCGCCGACGGCCCCCGGCTGCGGCGCGCGCTGTGCACCGTGCTGCCGCCCTCGCGGCAGACCGAGGTGCTGCGCGCCTGGGAGATCGCGGTCGACAAGACCGGCGGCTACATCTACTCGCGCGGCTTGATGGCCTTGATCTCGGGCGCGGCGCATTACATCCTGCTGGTGGTTCTCGGAGTGCCCTACGCACCGGCGCTCGCGGTCTGGGTCGGCCTCGTCTCGCAGTTCATCCCCACGATCGGCACGTATCTGGCCGGGGCGCTGCCCATGCTGATCGCCTTCACGGTCAACCCCTGGTACGCGTTGTGGGTTCTCGGTTTCGTCGTGGTCTACCAGCAGTTCGAGAACTACGTGCTGCAGCCGAAGCTCACGTCCAAGACGGTCGACATCCACCCCGCGGTCGCCTTCGGCTCGGTGGTCGCGGGCACGGCGCTGATGGGCGCGGTCGGGGCACTGATCGCCATTCCGGCGGTCGCGACGCTCCAGGCGTTCCTGGGGGCATATGTGAAGCGCTACGACGTGATGGACGACCCGCGGGTGCAGGGCGGGCACCGTTGGAGGCGTGGCGAGCCGGTGCTGACGAGGATTCGCCGCGCCGTGCGGGGTGTGGGCCGGGGATGA
- a CDS encoding amino acid ABC transporter permease: MNVLLDNFPEFRDGFIGTVSITAVSSVIALVLGVAVAGFRVSPVPPLRYFGTAWVTLLRNTPLTLLFLIFFFVVPEILFPGMSPFLLGSLALGFYTSSFVCEAVRSGINTVPLGQAEAARSIGMTFAQTLRIVVLPQATRSVIPPLSSIFIALTKNSAIAGAFSVTELFGWQKLMSDRGYEITPVFIWVALGYLVVTFAISGLFRLLERRMEVAR; this comes from the coding sequence ATGAACGTATTGCTCGACAACTTCCCGGAATTCCGCGACGGCTTCATAGGCACCGTGTCGATCACCGCCGTCAGTTCGGTCATCGCACTGGTCCTGGGTGTCGCCGTCGCCGGCTTCCGGGTGTCGCCCGTGCCGCCGCTGCGCTACTTCGGCACCGCCTGGGTGACGCTGCTGCGCAACACCCCGCTGACCCTTCTCTTCCTGATCTTCTTCTTCGTGGTGCCGGAGATCCTGTTCCCGGGCATGAGCCCCTTCCTGCTCGGGTCGCTGGCCCTCGGCTTCTACACCTCTTCCTTCGTGTGCGAGGCGGTCCGCTCCGGCATCAACACGGTGCCGCTGGGACAGGCCGAGGCCGCGCGCTCCATCGGCATGACGTTCGCCCAGACCTTGCGGATCGTGGTGCTTCCGCAGGCCACCAGGTCCGTCATCCCGCCGCTGAGCAGCATCTTCATCGCGCTCACGAAGAACTCGGCGATCGCCGGCGCCTTCAGTGTCACCGAACTCTTCGGATGGCAGAAGCTGATGAGCGACCGGGGCTACGAGATCACGCCCGTCTTCATCTGGGTGGCCCTCGGCTACCTGGTCGTCACGTTCGCCATCAGCGGTCTGTTCCGGCTGCTGGAGCGCCGCATGGAGGTCGCCCGATGA
- the recA gene encoding recombinase RecA, with the protein MAGTDREKALDAALAQIERQFGKGAVMRLGERPNEPIEVIPTGSTALDVALGVGGLPRGRVVEVYGPESSGKTTLTLHAVANAQKLGGSVAFIDAEHALDPEYAKKLGVDIDNLILSQPDNGEQALEIVDMLVRSGALDLIVIDSVAALVPRAEIEGEMGDSHVGLQARLMSQALRKITSALNQSKTTAIFINQLREKIGVMFGSPETTTGGRALKFYASVRLDIRRIETLKDGTDAVGNRTRVKVVKNKVAPPFKQAEFDILYGQGISREGGLIDMGVEHGFVRKAGAWYTYEGDQLGQGKENSRNFLKDNPDLANEIEKKILDKLGVGVRPEEATAEPAADAAVAAGAPADGAAKSVPAPATKAKPAKAAAAKS; encoded by the coding sequence ATGGCAGGAACCGACCGCGAGAAGGCGCTGGACGCCGCACTCGCACAGATTGAACGGCAATTCGGCAAGGGCGCGGTGATGCGCCTCGGTGAGCGGCCGAACGAGCCGATCGAGGTGATCCCCACCGGGTCCACCGCGCTCGACGTCGCGCTCGGCGTCGGCGGCCTTCCGCGGGGCCGCGTGGTGGAGGTCTACGGACCGGAGTCCTCCGGTAAGACGACGCTGACGCTGCACGCCGTGGCGAACGCGCAGAAGCTCGGCGGCTCGGTGGCGTTCATCGACGCGGAGCACGCTCTGGACCCGGAGTACGCGAAGAAGCTCGGCGTCGACATCGACAACCTCATCCTCTCGCAGCCGGACAACGGCGAGCAGGCGCTGGAGATCGTGGACATGCTGGTCCGCTCCGGTGCGCTGGACCTGATCGTCATCGACTCCGTCGCGGCCCTCGTGCCCCGTGCGGAGATCGAGGGCGAGATGGGTGACTCGCACGTGGGTCTGCAGGCCCGCCTGATGAGCCAGGCGCTCCGTAAGATCACCAGTGCGCTCAACCAGTCCAAGACCACCGCGATCTTCATCAACCAGCTCCGCGAGAAGATCGGCGTGATGTTCGGTTCCCCGGAGACCACGACCGGTGGCCGGGCGCTGAAGTTCTACGCCTCGGTGCGTCTGGACATCCGCCGGATCGAGACCCTCAAGGACGGCACCGACGCCGTGGGTAACCGCACCCGCGTCAAGGTCGTCAAGAACAAGGTCGCGCCGCCGTTCAAGCAGGCCGAATTCGACATCCTCTACGGCCAGGGCATCAGCCGCGAGGGCGGTCTGATCGACATGGGCGTGGAGCACGGCTTCGTCCGCAAGGCCGGCGCCTGGTACACGTACGAGGGTGACCAGCTCGGCCAGGGCAAGGAGAACTCCCGTAACTTCCTGAAGGACAACCCCGACCTCGCCAACGAGATCGAGAAGAAGATTCTCGACAAGCTCGGCGTCGGTGTCCGTCCGGAGGAGGCCACGGCGGAGCCCGCGGCCGACGCCGCGGTCGCGGCGGGTGCTCCGGCGGACGGGGCGGCCAAGTCGGTACCGGCTCCCGCGACCAAGGCCAAGCCTGCCAAGGCCGCGGCGGCCAAGAGCTAG
- a CDS encoding AzlD domain-containing protein: protein MNIWIAIGLTAVGCYLAKLLGLLVPAGVLERPLVQRMAALLPVALLAALTAQQTFAEGQHLVLDARAAGLAAAALALVLRAPFLVVVGAAVLVTAVVRAVS, encoded by the coding sequence ATGAACATCTGGATCGCCATCGGGCTCACCGCCGTCGGCTGCTACCTCGCGAAGCTCCTGGGGCTGCTGGTCCCCGCAGGAGTCCTGGAACGCCCCCTCGTGCAACGCATGGCGGCGCTCCTGCCGGTGGCGCTGCTCGCCGCGCTGACCGCCCAGCAGACCTTCGCCGAGGGACAGCACCTGGTGCTGGACGCCCGGGCGGCCGGACTGGCCGCGGCGGCCCTCGCCCTCGTCCTGCGGGCTCCCTTCCTGGTCGTCGTCGGGGCAGCTGTGCTGGTCACCGCCGTCGTACGCGCCGTGTCCTGA